One stretch of Zingiber officinale cultivar Zhangliang chromosome 6B, Zo_v1.1, whole genome shotgun sequence DNA includes these proteins:
- the LOC121993026 gene encoding momilactone A synthase-like, with amino-acid sequence MASSFLLSSVAKRLEGKVALITGGASGLGECTAKLFARLGARVVVADIQDHKGRVLCDSLGPDTASYVHCDVTKESDVARAVDAAVARHGKLDVMFSNAGVVGPRQKSFPDCEVDDFQRLLSVNVTGVFLTTKHAARVMTPARQGSIVITASTASTIAESLVPHAYTCSKHAVVGLMRSAAAELGKHGIRVNCVSPHGVATPLTMASFDLDKEAFEATIERSANLKGVRLGAEDVAQAVAYLAGDESRYVSGVNLLLDGGFTIAK; translated from the exons ATGGCAAGCTCCTTCCTTCTCTCCTCTGTAGCAAAAAG GCTCGAAGGGAAGGTGGCCTTGATCACCGGCGGGGCGAGCGGCCTCGGCGAGTGCACCGCCAAGCTGTTCGCCCGCCTCGGCGCTCGAGTAGTCGTGGCGGATATCCAAGACCACAAAGGCCGCGTCTTGTGCGACTCACTCGGCCCGGACACTGCCTCCTACGTCCACTGCGACGTCACCAAGGAGTCCGACGTGGCAAGAGCCGTCGACGCCGCCGTCGCCCGGCACGGGAAGCTCGACGTCATGTTCAGCAATGCCGGCGTCGTGGGACCGAGGCAGAAGTCGTTCCCAGACTGCGAGGTGGATGACTTCCAGCGGTTGCTGTCGGTGAACGTGACGGGGGTGTTCCTGACCACCAAGCACGCGGCGAGGGTGATGACGCCGGCGAGGCAGGGGAGCATCGTAATCACCGCGAGCACCGCGTCGACTATTGCAGAATCATTGGTGCCGCACGCATACACGTGCTCGAAGCACGCGGTGGTGGGGCTGATGAGGAGCGCGGCGGCCGAGCTGGGCAAGCACGGGATTCGGGTCAACTGCGTGTCGCCGCACGGGGTGGCGACGCCGCTGACGATGGCATCGTTTGACTTAGACAAGGAGGCCTTTGAGGCCACGATTGAGAGGTCGGCCAACCTGAAAGGAGTGAGGCTGGGAGCGGAGGACGTGGCGCAGGCGGTGGCGTACCTCGCCGGCGACGAGTCCAGGTACGTGAGCGGCGTCAATCTGCTGTTGGACGGAGGCTTCACCATCGCCAAGTGA
- the LOC121993028 gene encoding uncharacterized protein LOC121993028: MGNCAPKPKSQSGPRTPNPSASPTVRLYGSESCLTSSRLRLALLYKSVPYQFIPRDSPLLGRPFLQCGPDTLVGGDYTLLRELDSRFPCPRVAADALAKIGKSRWPIPAGTEADEVALVAALQHRSLERHVEDLGRWAEEMSAGGRGRGDSARMGRSYGLLVELVMEHAQMEERLLFPALEAAADQAVCKVANEEHARDLPLINGIKEDIKSTVVMEAGTPFHQEALLNLSSRFKTLEEHFKEHFQEEEKKLFPLLEMTIKSQMSLRAQVEQEENDPLSSLSWTEQLMSIMEATHSPRLFPFLVAGLRPEEAMQYLALVCRHMQDQRQLLSMLRSLIAYLETKDMSPLECL; encoded by the exons ATGGGCAACTGCGCTCCCAAGCCAAAGTCCCAATCCGGCCCTCGGACGCCCAACCCCTCCGCCTCACCCACCGTCCGCCTCTATGGATCTGAGTCCTGTCTCACCTCCTCACGCCTCCGCCTCGCCCTCCTCTACAAGTCTGTCCCCTACCAGTTCATCCCCCGCGACAGCCCCCTCCTCGGCCGCCCCTTCCTCCAGTGCGGCCCCGACACTCTCGTCGGCGGGGACTACACGCTGCTCCGCGAGCTCGACTCCAGATTCCCCTGCCCGCGGGTGGCCGCGGACGCTCTGGCGAAGATCGGGAAAAGTCGGTGGCCGATCCCGGCGGGGACGGAGGCCGATGAGGTGGCGCTCGTCGCCGCGCTGCAGCATCGCAGCCTGGAGCGACACGTGGAGGATCTGGGCAGGTGGGCAGAGGAGATGTCCGCCGGCGGGCGTGGGCGCGGCGATTCGGCGCGGATGGGGCGGAGCTACGGGCTGCTGGTGGAGCTGGTGATGGAGCACGCGCAGATGGAGGAGCGCCTCCTCTTCCCGGCCCTCGAGGCCGCGGCCGATCAAG CGGTGTGCAAGGTGGCGAACGAGGAGCACGCGAGGGATCTGCCCCTGATTAACGGGATCAAGGAGGACATCAAATCGACGGTGGTGATGGAGGCCGGTACCCCATTCCATCAGGAGGCGTTGCTCAACTTGTCTTCGCGATTCAAGACCTTGGAG GAACATTTCAAGGAACACTttcaggaggaagagaagaagctgTTCCCATTGTTGGAGATGACGATAAAGAGCCAAATGTCGTTAAGAGCCCAAGTGGAACAGGAAGAGAATGACCCATTGTCCTCCCTCTCCTGGACGGAGCAACTGATGTCAATAATGGAAGCCACCCACTCTCCTCGCCTCTTCCCATTTCTGGTGGCGGGGCTTCGCCCTGAAGAGGCCATGCAGTACCTGGCTCTTGTGTGCAGGCACATGCAGGACCAGCGCCAGCTGCTCTCCATGCTCCGATCTCTAATTGCTTACCTTGAAACCAAAGACATGTCCCCACTCGAATGCCTGTAA
- the LOC121993024 gene encoding casparian strip membrane protein 1-like: MGRASPLSPCMAVAPTFLYILLSLIWVLKKQLIHQTTETNPVPNVEYKMSTNGEAAPAVVIPVEDRATDTRAKAPVAAAPAPAPRSFPFLLSKTAKGVGGCKRVLAFLDFVLRLCGIAATLVAAVTMGTTNETLPFFTQLFQFRANFTDLPALLFFVIANGIAAGYLVLSIPFSIAGIVRPQATCPRLLLFIFDLVMVAFTSAAASSAAAIVYLAHNGSSEANWVAICLQFDGFCQRISGAVVAAFIAVVFFMALLLISGLLLRKR, translated from the exons ATGGGCCGAGCTTCTCCACTGTCACCGTGCATGGCAGTTGCCCCAACCTTTCTATATATTTTGCTCAGCTTAATTTGGGTTCTCAAGAAGCAACTAATTCATCAAACCACAGAGACCAATCCAGTTCCCAACGTCGAGTACAAGATGAGCACCAACGGTGAAGCAGCCCCCGCCGTCGTCATCCCCGTCGAGGATCGAGCCACCGACACCAGGGCCAAAGCTCCCGTGGCCGCTGCACCGGCGCCAGCGCCGCGCAGCTTCCCCTTCCTTCTGAGTAAGACCGCCAAGGGCGTCGGCGGGTGCAAGCGCGTCTTGGCGTTCCTCGACTTCGTGCTGCGGCTCTGCGGCATCGCAGCCACCCTCGTGGCCGCCGTCACCATGGGCACCACCAACGAGACGCTGCCTTTCTTCACCCAGTTGTTCCAGTTCCGCGCCAACTTTACCGACCTTCCCGCGCTATT GTTCTTTGTGATAGCGAATGGAATCGCTGCAGGCTACCTCGTGCTCTCCATTCCCTTCTCGATCGCCGGCATCGTTCGCCCACAGGCCACTTGCCCAAGGCTTCTCCTCTTTATCTTCGATTTA GTAATGGTCGCTTTCACTTCGGCGGCGGCGTCATCGGCGGCGGCGATCGTTTACTTAGCACACAACGGAAGCTCGGAGGCCAACTGGGTGGCCATCTGCCTTCAGTTCGACGGCTTCTGCCAGCGCATCAGCGGGGCCGTCGTCGCCGCCTTCATCGCCGTCGTCTTCTTCATGGCGCTGCTCCTCATCTCCGGTCTCCTTCTGCGAAAGCGCTAA
- the LOC121993027 gene encoding uncharacterized protein LOC121993027 translates to MASDEAPSRTLGGTENGWWRALPGGTGVSVLIFLPTRPISRPLLESAVRSLQSTHPILRAFLSAPTPGQPTLTVASAPSATVRVLAASDVLPAEPGPVSSFHALLERELNQNAWAEQGPADPILYATIYEGVPEEGRTAVALRMHSSACDRASVGAVLKELVHLLAGREKGKKEEPFHAALEDLIPKADTYKPFWARGKDMIGYGINGFRTSTLPFEDTVTRRQSEVARLVLSRDETQKLLSECEERGVKLCGAIGAAAMIAARSSKQLESQQYETYSLVTLIDCRKNLDPPLNGQNLGNFQSAIINTHNIQGAENFWELVKRCHEAYHTAVTNKKQLKDINDLNFLFLRAIDNPQLTPSASQRTALVTVFEESAIHESSELPQELGVEDYISCSSVHGIGPSLAVFDTIRDGKLDCAIVYPAPLHSRKQMGDLIDHIKRILLGTDEE, encoded by the exons ATGGCCTCCGACGAAGCCCCCAGCCGCACCCTCGGCGGCACCGAGAACGGGTGGTGGCGCGCGTTGCCGGGCGGCACTGGCGTCAGCGTCCTCATCTTCCTCCCCACCCGCCCCATCTCCCGCCCCCTCCTCGAGTCCGCCGTCCGCAGCCTCCAGTCCACCCACCCCATCCTCCGCGCCTTTCTCTCCGCCCCGACCCCCGGCCAACCCACCTTAACCGTGGCCTCCGCCCCCTCCGCCACCGTCCGCGTCCTCGCGGCCTCCGACGTCCTCCCCGCGGAGCCGGGGCCGGTATCCTCCTTCCACGCCCTCCTGGAGCGCGAGCTCAACCAGAACGCCTGGGCAGAGCAGGGCCCGGCCGACCCCATCCTGTACGCGACCATCTACGAGGGCGTGCCGGAGGAGGGGCGTACCGCGGTGGCGCTGAGGATGCACTCTTCGGCCTGCGATCGGGCATCGGTGGGAGCCGTGCTGAAGGAGCTGGTCCATCTCCTGGCCGGCCGCGAGAAGGGAAAGAAGGAGGAGCCGTTTCACGCGGcgttggaggacttgatcccgaAGGCGGACACATACAAGCCGTTCTGGGCGCGGGGGAAGGACATGATCGGCTACGGCATCAACGGCTTTAGGACGTCGACCCTACCGTTCGAGGACACGGTGACGAGACGCCAGTCGGAGGTGGCGAGGTTGGTACTGAGCCGCGACGAAACTCAGAAGCTTCTCTCG GAATGCGAAGAAAGAGGTGTGAAACTCTGCGGAGCAATTGGAGCTGCGGCAATGATCGCTGCGCGTTCATCAAAGCAACTCGAGAGCCAGCAGTACGAGACTTACTCGCTCGTCACTCTCATTGATTGCCGCAAGAATCTCGATCCTCCTCTAAACGGACAGAACCTGG GCAACTTCCAGTCCGCGATCATTAACACTCACAACATTCAGGGGGCAGAGAACTTCTGGGAGCTCGTCAAGAGGTGCCATGAGGCCTACCACACGGCGGTGACCAACAAGAAGCAGCTGAAGGACATCAACGATCTCAACTTCCTGTTCTTGAGAGCCATCGACAACCCCCAACTGACACCTTCGGCGTCCCAGAGGACTGCCCTCGTCACCGTGTTCGAGGAGTCGGCAATACACGAGTCGTCGGAGCTGCCGCAGGAGCTCGGTGTGGAAGACTACATTAGCTGTTCTTCGGTCCACGGGATAGGGCCTTCGCTCGCCGTTTTTGATACTATTAGAGATGGCAAGCTGGACTGTGCCATCGTGTACCCTGCTCCTCTGCACTCGAGGAAGCAGATGGGAGACCTCATCGATCACATAAAGAGGATTCTTTTAGGAACCGATGAAGAGTAG